The nucleotide sequence AGATCGACCAGAACGATCTGAAGATCGACGTTTTCCGCTCGTCGGGGCCCGGTGGGCAGTCCGTGAACACTACGGACTCGGCGGTGCGCATCACCCACGTGCCGACCGGCATCGTCGTGTCGATGCAGAACGAGAAGTCGCAGCTGCAGAACCGTGAGGCCGCCATGCGCGTCCTGCGTGCCCGCTTGCTCGCCAAGCAGCAGGAGGAGCTCGACGCGGCGGCCTCCGATGCCCGCAAGTCGCAGATCCGCGGGATGGATCGCTCGGAGCGGATCCGCACCTACAACTTCCCGGAGAACCGGATCGCGGATCACCGGACCGGGTTCAAGGCCTACAACCTCGATCAGGTCATGGACGGCGCGCTGGATCCGATTATCGAGAGCGCCATCGCCGCCGACGAGGAGGCGCGTCTCGCCGCCGTCGGCTCCGAGAGCTGACCGGCGGCTTCCCTCTCAGGATCGGGCGGCGTACCGGTGCTCGGGGCGGCCGGTCGACCCGTAGCGGAGACGCACCTCGACGACCGCCCGCGCCGCGAGGGCCGCGAGGTGCCGCTGCGCTGTCGCCCGGGAGATGCCGACCTGTTCGGCGACCTCCGTGGCCGAGGCCTCGCCGTCGCCCAGCGCCTCCAGGACCCGCTGCTCGGTGGCCGAACGGGAGAGTGACACCGGCTCGCCCGCGCCGTGCAGGATGGCGAGGGCCCTGTCCACGTCCTCCTGGCGCAGGGCGCGGTCGCCCGCGAGGAGGTTGCGGTAGCGCAGATAGCGGTCGAGGAGACCATTCAGGGCGCGACGGTCGAACGGCTTGACGAGATAGCCCACGGCGCCCGATCGGAGGGCGCGTCGCACGGTCACCGCATCGTCCGCGGCGGAGATGAGGATCGTGTCGACATCGGTCTCCCTGGCGAGCGCGACGCCGTCCCCGTCAGGGAGGTACACGTCGGCGAGCAGCAGATCGGGGCGGGAGGAGCGCAGCAGATCTCGTGCCTCGGCGCAGGACCGCGCGGTCGCGGTCGCCGTGAAGCCCGGATGGCCGTCGACGATGCTCTCGTGCAGCTGGGCGACCCGGAAGTCGTCGTCGAGGATGAGCACGCGAAGCGGTTCGGTCATGGATTCTCCTGACGGTCCGGCGGTGTGGGGTCGAGGGCGTCGCCGAGGCGGGCGGCGAACACGGCGCCGTGGTCCGCGCCACCGGGGTCGATGACCCAGAGGTCTCCGCCGTGGCGGCGTGCGATCTCCGTGGCGAGCGGCAGACCGATCCCGTGTCCGTGTATGCGGTCCTCGTCGACGGGCTCCGGCCGCGGTGGGGGAGTCGACAGACCCGGTCCGGAGTCCGCGACCGTGACCACGAGGTCCTCGTGGTCGCTCAGGACGGAGACCTCGACCCAGCGCGGGGTGCGGGGCCCGGCCACGGCGGCGGTGACCGCGTTGTCGATGAGGTTGCCGAGGACACTCGCGACGTCCTCCGCGCGCCGGACGGTGCCCAGGAGCTGAGAGTCCTCGGCGACGCGCAGCGCGACGCCGCGCTCGGCCGCCTCCACGC is from Microbacterium sp. BLY and encodes:
- a CDS encoding response regulator, with protein sequence MTEPLRVLILDDDFRVAQLHESIVDGHPGFTATATARSCAEARDLLRSSRPDLLLADVYLPDGDGVALARETDVDTILISAADDAVTVRRALRSGAVGYLVKPFDRRALNGLLDRYLRYRNLLAGDRALRQEDVDRALAILHGAGEPVSLSRSATEQRVLEALGDGEASATEVAEQVGISRATAQRHLAALAARAVVEVRLRYGSTGRPEHRYAARS